A portion of the Tenacibaculum todarodis genome contains these proteins:
- a CDS encoding NAD-dependent epimerase/dehydratase family protein, with translation MNETILILGACGQIGNELTEKLRAIYGSNNVIASDIRDCSSQINSGPFEIIDATDKGAILKIVNKYKVTQVYLLAAMLSATAEKFPQKAWDLNMNSLLAVLDLAKEKHIKQVYWPSSIAAFGPTSPKINTPQITVMEPSTVYGISKRTGEFWCEYYHKNYGVDVRSLRYPGVISWKTKPGGGTTDYAVDIYFKALEQAKYTCFLAEDTRLPMMYMADAVDATIKIMQANSSEIKIRTSYNLAAISFTPAQIASEIKKYIPNFEITYEPDFRQKIADSWPQIIDDSTARGDWNWQHKFDLKSMTNDILKNLKAQNQHLEEV, from the coding sequence ATGAATGAAACCATATTAATACTTGGTGCTTGTGGTCAAATAGGTAATGAACTTACCGAAAAACTTCGAGCTATTTATGGAAGCAATAATGTAATTGCTTCAGACATTAGAGATTGTTCTTCTCAAATAAATTCTGGGCCTTTTGAAATTATAGATGCTACAGATAAAGGTGCTATTTTAAAAATAGTAAATAAATACAAAGTAACACAAGTGTATTTATTAGCGGCAATGTTATCTGCAACTGCAGAAAAGTTTCCGCAAAAAGCTTGGGATTTAAATATGAATTCTCTTTTAGCAGTTTTAGACTTAGCAAAAGAAAAACATATTAAACAAGTGTATTGGCCAAGTTCTATTGCTGCTTTTGGGCCTACTTCACCAAAAATTAATACACCACAAATTACTGTTATGGAGCCATCAACTGTTTACGGAATTAGTAAGAGAACTGGTGAGTTCTGGTGCGAGTATTATCATAAAAATTATGGAGTAGATGTAAGAAGTTTACGTTATCCTGGCGTAATATCTTGGAAAACAAAACCCGGTGGAGGAACAACAGATTATGCTGTAGATATATATTTTAAGGCGCTAGAACAAGCAAAGTATACTTGTTTCTTAGCAGAAGACACTCGTTTACCAATGATGTATATGGCTGATGCTGTAGATGCAACTATAAAAATAATGCAGGCAAATTCAAGTGAAATTAAAATTAGAACATCTTATAATTTAGCAGCAATTAGTTTTACGCCAGCTCAAATAGCTTCAGAAATAAAGAAATATATTCCTAATTTTGAAATTACATATGAGCCAGATTTTAGACAGAAAATTGCAGATAGTTGGCCGCAAATAATTGATGATTCTACAGCTAGAGGAGATTGGAATTGGCAACATAAATTTGATTTAAAATCGATGACAAACGATATTCTAAAAAATTTAAAGGCACAAAACCAACATTTAGAAGAGGTGTAA
- a CDS encoding thioredoxin family protein, whose amino-acid sequence MKEIIEKSLNNAISYLTYRDLVSNLLAEGKSTGPNQSEDILNYSLLNDRRMKRLDKTISISEETKTALKKVKTPQTWLVITEGWCGDAAQNLPIINKIAEENENINLKLVLRDENLELMDQFLTNGGRSIPKLVALDSDNNVIETWGPRPTIATQMVADYKEVNGGLDADFKKDLQVWYNKNKSLNLQEDIVSLLR is encoded by the coding sequence ATGAAAGAAATAATTGAAAAAAGTTTAAATAACGCAATCTCATATCTCACCTATAGAGATTTAGTAAGTAATTTGTTAGCTGAAGGAAAATCAACTGGACCAAATCAATCAGAAGATATATTAAATTATAGTTTATTAAACGACAGAAGAATGAAGCGGTTAGATAAAACTATTTCAATTTCTGAAGAAACTAAAACTGCTTTAAAAAAAGTAAAGACACCACAAACTTGGTTGGTTATTACAGAAGGTTGGTGTGGAGACGCAGCTCAAAATTTGCCAATTATCAATAAAATTGCTGAAGAAAACGAAAATATAAATCTAAAATTAGTTTTACGAGACGAAAATTTAGAGTTAATGGATCAATTTTTAACTAATGGAGGACGTTCTATACCAAAATTAGTTGCCTTAGATTCAGATAATAATGTAATTGAAACTTGGGGTCCAAGACCAACAATAGCCACACAAATGGTTGCTGATTATAAAGAGGTAAACGGAGGGTTAGATGCTGATTTTAAGAAAGATTTACAAGTTTGGTACAACAAGAATAAAAGTTTAAATTTACAAGAAGATATCGTTTCGTTATTGAGATAA
- a CDS encoding ABC transporter ATPase — translation MENPFKVSALDGFSFAYICHMFVPFENLSEEAKVWIYPSSRKFHQPEIPELEKKIEDFITDWKSDDESFKASYQLKYNRFIVFSAEGDKPFTNADIDLQVAFIIQLQEGYKVELLDKMNVCFKQGEYVQYKDLKDFKKLVKNKAVNEKSIVFDNLITSKSEFKYYWEVPITESWYKRFL, via the coding sequence GTGGAAAATCCGTTTAAAGTTAGTGCTTTAGACGGATTTTCTTTTGCCTATATTTGCCACATGTTTGTACCGTTTGAAAACTTATCAGAAGAAGCTAAAGTTTGGATTTATCCATCTAGTAGAAAATTTCACCAGCCTGAAATTCCAGAATTGGAGAAAAAGATTGAAGATTTTATAACTGATTGGAAAAGTGATGATGAAAGCTTTAAGGCTTCTTATCAATTAAAATACAATAGATTTATTGTTTTTTCTGCGGAAGGAGATAAGCCGTTTACAAATGCAGATATTGATTTGCAAGTGGCATTCATAATTCAATTACAAGAGGGATATAAAGTTGAATTGTTAGATAAAATGAATGTTTGCTTTAAGCAAGGCGAATATGTGCAGTATAAAGATTTAAAAGACTTTAAAAAATTGGTAAAAAACAAAGCGGTAAATGAAAAATCAATAGTTTTTGACAATTTGATTACTTCAAAATCTGAATTTAAATATTATTGGGAAGTGCCAATTACTGAAAGTTGGTATAAACGTTTTTTGTAA
- the truB gene encoding tRNA pseudouridine(55) synthase TruB produces the protein MTKTLEDYKNGQVLLIDKPLEWTSFQVVNKLRWHIKQQFNIKKIKVGHAGTLDPLATGLLIICTGKQTKNIHEYQGQIKEYTGTFTIGATTPSYDLETEVNEIFSTEHITEDLLHKTTKQFLGKIQQKPPIFSAIKKDGKRLYELARKGETTEIKAREVEITEFEITKIDLPKVDFRIVCSKGTYIRSIAYDYGIALNSGAHLSTLRRTKIGDFSTENAQSIEGFIAQLSE, from the coding sequence ATGACAAAAACGTTAGAAGATTACAAAAACGGACAAGTTTTATTGATTGATAAACCGCTAGAATGGACTTCATTTCAAGTAGTAAATAAATTGCGTTGGCATATAAAACAACAGTTTAACATCAAAAAAATAAAAGTTGGTCATGCAGGAACTTTAGATCCGTTAGCAACTGGTTTGTTAATTATTTGTACTGGCAAGCAAACCAAAAATATTCACGAATATCAAGGGCAAATAAAAGAATATACAGGTACTTTTACAATTGGTGCAACTACACCAAGCTACGATCTTGAAACCGAAGTAAACGAAATCTTTTCCACAGAACATATTACGGAAGATTTATTACACAAAACCACCAAACAATTTCTAGGTAAAATTCAGCAAAAACCACCAATTTTTTCAGCAATTAAAAAAGACGGAAAGCGTTTATACGAATTGGCCAGAAAAGGTGAAACTACTGAAATTAAAGCGCGTGAAGTAGAAATTACCGAGTTTGAAATTACAAAAATTGATTTACCGAAAGTAGATTTTAGAATTGTTTGCAGTAAAGGAACTTACATACGTTCTATTGCTTACGATTACGGAATAGCTTTAAATTCTGGCGCACATTTATCTACATTAAGACGTACAAAAATTGGTGATTTTTCAACAGAAAACGCACAAAGTATAGAAGGTTTTATTGCACAACTTTCTGAATAG
- a CDS encoding undecaprenyl-diphosphate phosphatase, with translation MDIIEAIVLGIIQGLTEFLPVSSSGHLELAKAILGDNSVPEESLTFTVVLHAATALSTLVVFRKEVAEILKGLFQFKWNEQTEFSLKIIVSMIPAVIIGLLFEEELESFFGGKILFVGLMLLVTAVLLLLADRAKKTDKKVSITNAIIIGISQAIAMLPGISRSGATISTSVLLGIDRTKAAKFSFLMVVPLIFGKVAKDLLSGDINFTSAEALPMSAGFIAAFLAGLVACNWMIALVKKSKLSYFSIYCAIVGVIAIVYSLMQ, from the coding sequence ATGGATATTATTGAAGCAATTGTTCTTGGAATTATTCAAGGATTGACAGAGTTTTTACCTGTATCGTCAAGCGGACATTTAGAACTTGCAAAAGCTATTTTAGGAGACAATTCTGTACCAGAAGAAAGCTTAACTTTTACCGTTGTTTTACACGCTGCAACAGCATTAAGTACTTTGGTGGTTTTTAGAAAAGAGGTTGCAGAAATTCTTAAAGGTTTATTTCAATTTAAATGGAATGAACAAACTGAATTCTCTTTAAAAATTATTGTTTCTATGATTCCCGCAGTAATTATTGGGTTACTTTTTGAAGAAGAATTAGAATCTTTCTTCGGCGGAAAAATATTATTTGTAGGTCTAATGTTATTAGTAACTGCCGTTTTACTTTTACTTGCTGATAGAGCAAAGAAAACAGATAAAAAAGTTTCTATTACCAACGCCATAATTATTGGTATTTCTCAAGCAATTGCAATGTTACCAGGAATTTCTAGATCTGGTGCAACAATTTCAACTTCTGTTTTATTAGGAATAGACAGAACTAAAGCCGCAAAGTTTTCATTCTTAATGGTAGTTCCTTTAATCTTCGGAAAAGTTGCTAAAGACCTTTTAAGTGGCGATATTAATTTTACAAGCGCAGAAGCTTTACCAATGTCGGCAGGTTTTATTGCAGCATTTTTAGCTGGCTTAGTTGCCTGTAATTGGATGATTGCTTTAGTTAAAAAGAGCAAACTTTCTTACTTCTCAATTTACTGTGCAATTGTTGGTGTTATTGCAATTGTGTATTCATTGATGCAATAA
- a CDS encoding DUF3098 domain-containing protein — protein sequence MKKDNNIQKQEFLFGKKNYLFMLIGIAVISLGFILMAGGGSDDPNVFNEEIYNWRRIRLAPTLVLIGLGIEIYAILLNPKK from the coding sequence ATGAAAAAAGATAACAATATTCAAAAACAAGAGTTTCTTTTCGGAAAAAAGAATTACTTATTTATGCTTATAGGAATTGCTGTAATTTCACTTGGCTTTATACTAATGGCTGGTGGCGGAAGCGATGACCCAAATGTATTTAACGAAGAAATTTACAATTGGAGAAGAATCCGTTTAGCACCAACTTTAGTACTAATTGGACTTGGAATTGAAATTTATGCAATCTTATTAAATCCGAAGAAGTAA
- a CDS encoding cell division protein FtsX, giving the protein MASSFDSYQKRRLQSSYISVVISIALVLFMLGILGLVLLKSTKVANHFKEKVAMTLFLKDGVTKEQTENLRASLLKEPFIKNIYYITKEEAAKAYSKDIGEDFLKFLGKNPLKNGIDLYLNADFVTPEKMLEIETEFKKNNLISEVSYDKPLIQLLTKNIQRISFWLLVLSGFFGLVAIILINSSIRLSIYSKRFNIKTMQMVGATKRFIRKPFIWQSIKLGVLASVIALLGLAAVIYYVDKFIPALELTKDYVSLGYLVGGVLLTAFIITWISTFFATQRFLNLQTDELYY; this is encoded by the coding sequence ATGGCCTCTTCTTTCGATTCTTATCAAAAACGACGTTTGCAATCTTCCTACATATCTGTAGTAATAAGTATTGCTCTAGTATTGTTTATGCTTGGAATTTTAGGCTTAGTTTTATTAAAATCTACTAAAGTTGCCAATCATTTTAAAGAAAAAGTTGCCATGACACTTTTCTTAAAAGATGGTGTTACAAAAGAACAAACTGAAAATTTAAGAGCTTCTTTACTTAAAGAACCTTTCATAAAAAACATTTACTATATAACTAAAGAGGAAGCTGCAAAAGCGTATTCTAAAGATATTGGTGAGGATTTTTTAAAATTCCTTGGTAAAAATCCGTTAAAAAATGGAATTGACCTATACTTAAATGCCGATTTTGTTACACCTGAAAAAATGTTAGAAATTGAAACAGAATTCAAAAAAAACAATCTAATTTCTGAAGTTTCTTACGATAAACCTTTAATTCAATTACTAACCAAAAACATTCAACGAATTAGTTTTTGGCTGTTAGTTTTAAGTGGATTTTTCGGTTTAGTTGCTATTATTTTAATCAATAGTTCAATTAGATTATCAATTTATTCAAAACGATTCAATATAAAAACCATGCAAATGGTTGGAGCAACAAAACGCTTTATTAGAAAACCCTTTATTTGGCAAAGTATAAAATTAGGGGTTTTAGCCTCTGTAATTGCTTTACTTGGCTTAGCAGCCGTAATTTATTATGTAGATAAATTTATACCCGCTTTAGAATTAACAAAAGACTATGTTTCTTTAGGGTATTTGGTTGGCGGAGTTTTGCTTACGGCATTTATAATCACTTGGATAAGCACTTTCTTTGCAACCCAACGTTTTTTAAATTTACAAACAGACGAACTTTATTATTAA
- the mce gene encoding methylmalonyl-CoA epimerase has protein sequence MEKIEHIGIAVKNLEESNVLFASLFGEKHYKTEEVASEGVKTSFFKAGPNKIELLEATNPNSPIAKFIEKKGEGIHHIAFAVKDIKSEIRRLQEEGFTVLNETPKKGADNKLVAFLHPKTTNGVLIELCQEIE, from the coding sequence ATGGAAAAAATAGAACACATTGGTATTGCTGTAAAAAATCTAGAAGAATCAAATGTGTTATTTGCTTCTTTGTTTGGAGAAAAACATTATAAAACTGAAGAAGTTGCTTCCGAAGGTGTTAAAACTTCATTTTTTAAAGCCGGTCCTAATAAAATAGAATTATTAGAAGCTACAAATCCAAATAGTCCAATTGCAAAATTTATAGAAAAAAAAGGTGAAGGAATTCATCATATTGCATTTGCTGTTAAAGACATAAAATCAGAAATTAGACGCTTGCAAGAAGAAGGCTTTACTGTTTTAAATGAGACTCCTAAAAAAGGCGCAGACAATAAATTAGTTGCATTTTTACACCCTAAAACCACCAATGGAGTTCTTATTGAATTGTGTCAGGAAATTGAATAA